The stretch of DNA cattaatcatatatattcattcatttaattttctcattcttttgcGTAAACCAAGGGAAGTCAGTGCATTAAATCAATCACGTGGTTTAATTCACCATAAATAATCAAAGGGTCCAAATCGTAAATCTTACTATACAGAGAACAAATGCTAAAGTCCACTTTGAACAAGTGGCAGTTTGGATTCAACGATAAGATAGATagttatagataaaatataaaaattaaaaaaaatattattttttaatattattattatttttaaatttaaaaaaattaaattaaaatttaaaaaaattaaattatttattatattttataaaaatttaaaaaaattataataataagaggagatgaaaaattcaaaactacctTGACCAACCATTGATTTGATGGCCAAAGTTGTTTTTCATGTGACAAACAACTCATCACAATAATTCATTATGACAATcccaataaaaataacattcctcatataaaataagtgctcattttcttttcttttaagatatatataagaaattaaagtgTGTTGTTGCCAAaacactttattattttttaatcccaATGATTTTCAAGCATCTATTATTTTCCTATCAaacaaaacttatttaaattaaaaaaaaaaactcaacttaaatatagaaataaataattctcTTTGGGTTTGAGCGTTGGTTTTGATATTACGTTTTAGTAAGTTTTTTGTAAGGAAATAATAGAGTCTTTTcgattttaaaagtttgaaagtattttatcttctaagaaaataatagatattatgaaatttttttatctaaatataatttaaaatatattataaataagagTATGTTATTAAGTCATCTCAAATTTATTGCTCAGATGAACTTCAAATGGTTGATCCAAGTGGTGAAGGTATTGATCTTAGAGTATAACTCTCAAagtttaatatttcatttgTGTAAACAATCATTTGGGACTACACCTTTGATAAAAAGTCAACAATTTAATCAATTCTGTTTAGAGAAACTTTCGAAAGTGTGATGCATAAAACCAGAATTTACTCTGCAGGAATGGattcaacataaaaaataaaaaataaaaattatcgcTGAAataacttttttgaaaaaaaaataataataaaccatgttcaaaataaaaaggagttttaaaaaatttaaaaccgtAAATTTGAGTTTAATAAAGGATGATGCTATATtataaagtattataataaatttttaaaattatttaaaaaatttatctaaaaaaaaattaaaaaatacatataataaaacacACTAGAGCccgctctagcattttcctttaataaatcacattatTAGTTTCAAATGACCGTGTAAGTATAAACAATTGTCAACGACAGGTCATGGTCGCAGacataagttgaataaaaaaaacaacaattaatattttaatgattaaataattgaCGCATTATTATTGCctcaatatcatattttaatataatcgaACGGTTGAAAATAGCTTTAACCATTCTCCTCAAGCTACAGCCAATAACTAAACTACCGGCCGCCACTGCTTCTTTCTCGTATAAGTTGCGGGTTGTGTCTTCCGGACAAGCATTGGTTGAGATCGAAGATGGAGTGTGATCGGAGAGTTGGGGTGGCGGTGGACTTTTCTCCTTGCAGCAAGAAAGCGCTGAAATGGGCTGTGGACAACGTCGTACGGGACGGGGATCACCTTATCCTCCTCAACGTACGCCCCGAAGGGAACTACGAGGATGGCGAGATACAGCTTTGGGCAGCCACGGGTTCCCGTatttatcctctctctctctctctctctctgtttgtttcctaataaatttcctttcttttctcttttatttttttcctgtcGGTGAAGTAAGAACTCGGATTTATAGAATTGTTGAAAAGTAGAAGGATCTCCTCGTTAATTTTCGTGATACAGAAGCAATTTTGATGAAGGGCTTGTGTTGGTTATAATCAATTTGATCTTTTCTTATTCGTTAATATGGGCTGCCTTGGGCCCTATGATCTCAGGATTTAGTTTAGTTTATGGGATTTTCTCCAGTTATCTCCGTGCCTTCTTCAAAAACAAATCTGAAATGCTTGAATGCTTGAATTTCTTTAcgaattttaattaaaaacaaaactggGTGGAAAAAAGGCACATGATCGATCTAAATGGAACTAAAGAAGATAGTATTTTGTggataaattttagaatttgtttttggttcacaacgattttattttgtgtttttatccATAGCTTTTTATTAGTGACATACCTGCTGAAATTGTATGGTTTAAATACAGACTCCTTTTCCATTCCATTTATTGTTGCTCATGGATGGTTGTTTCTCTATTTGCCTATATGCAGCCTTAATCCCTCTAAGGGAGTTATCTGATCCTATTATTATGAAGAGGTATGGAGTGAAGCCTGACCCCGAGACCCTAGACATTTTGAACACTGCCGCTGGGCAAAAACAGGTACGGCCGTATCTTGTTTAGATGTGTGATATCTGGTGCTTCTGATGTTATTGTAATTAtcaatcacaataatatttcgGGGGTGGGAGCAGATTATGGTGATCCTGAAGATTTACTGGGGAGATCCTCGTGAGAAGCTATGTGAAGCAATTGATAAAATTCCTCTGAGCTGCCTTATTATCGGGAACAGAGGGCTGGGCAAGATTAAAAGGTAAAATCCCATTTCCTGCTTCAATCAATTGTGATGtttgtttgtgttattttaggtattttcttttccaaatgcTCTAATTTGTGATGTGGATGGCATTTCTTAGTATAGATAGTGTTTTTAGGTGGCTACCTCAGTAATcgagttttataatttatattgacTTCTCGAGGCAATGATGTGATGCGAACTTTGATTTTTCTCCCTAATTATCCTCTTATGAAGCTAAATACGTCATGCTTCCACCAAGTGGTAaaaaccccaaggggttggctcaagtggggTGAAGGCCTtcgtcttggggtatcacttcTTTCAAgatccaaggttcaacacctcatgggtgcaaacaattcttTGGGGCCACACTCTTTGGTAAAAAGTCAGTGATTTAACCGGTTTCGTGTAGAGAAACTTCCGAAGATGTGGTGCACGAGACCGGAGTTTATTCTGCAGGAGT from Juglans regia cultivar Chandler chromosome 4, Walnut 2.0, whole genome shotgun sequence encodes:
- the LOC108984168 gene encoding universal stress protein PHOS32-like, with translation MECDRRVGVAVDFSPCSKKALKWAVDNVVRDGDHLILLNVRPEGNYEDGEIQLWAATGSPLIPLRELSDPIIMKRYGVKPDPETLDILNTAAGQKQIMVILKIYWGDPREKLCEAIDKIPLSCLIIGNRGLGKIKRAILGSVSNYVVNNGSCPVTVVKIAEH